A region of Streptosporangiales bacterium DNA encodes the following proteins:
- a CDS encoding branched-chain amino acid ABC transporter permease, giving the protein MGQIWPATVAGLVFGSIYALMALGYTLIYRVINVINFAHAETFMVGTFGTLFAVQWILPGDDAVQRGLMGALVLLLVLVIAVVFAAVTSVGLELAVFRPIRQRGGGPGPTMIIAIAASLFLQEVFGLWRGRDLEAIPRVIGHTAWFELFGVSVSVAQLLVVVVALLVALGADRFVNSTQLGAAIRATAQDRDTATLMGVNTGRVILLTFVIAGMTAGVGATLFMMLYENTYYFIGFMIGIKGFTAALLGGMGNVRGAIVGGYLVGVFENYGAIAFGAEWKDTVVVAMLVIILLVRPTGVLGTRLQTVRV; this is encoded by the coding sequence ATGGGGCAGATCTGGCCCGCGACCGTCGCGGGGCTCGTGTTCGGTTCCATCTACGCCCTGATGGCGCTGGGTTACACGTTGATCTACCGCGTGATCAACGTGATCAACTTCGCCCACGCCGAGACGTTCATGGTGGGCACGTTCGGCACGCTCTTCGCGGTGCAGTGGATCCTGCCGGGCGACGACGCCGTCCAGCGGGGGCTCATGGGTGCGCTCGTCCTGCTGCTCGTGCTGGTGATCGCGGTGGTGTTCGCGGCAGTGACGTCGGTCGGGCTCGAGCTCGCGGTCTTCCGCCCCATCAGGCAACGCGGCGGCGGGCCGGGACCGACGATGATCATCGCGATCGCGGCGTCGCTGTTCCTGCAGGAGGTCTTCGGCCTGTGGCGGGGTCGCGACCTCGAGGCGATCCCGCGGGTCATCGGCCACACCGCATGGTTCGAGCTGTTCGGGGTCTCGGTGTCGGTGGCGCAACTGCTCGTCGTCGTGGTGGCGCTGCTCGTCGCGCTCGGCGCCGACCGCTTCGTCAACTCGACGCAGCTCGGCGCGGCCATCAGGGCGACGGCGCAGGACCGCGACACGGCGACGCTGATGGGCGTCAACACCGGTCGCGTCATCCTGTTGACGTTCGTGATCGCGGGGATGACGGCCGGAGTGGGCGCGACCCTCTTCATGATGCTCTACGAGAACACGTACTACTTCATCGGCTTCATGATCGGGATCAAGGGGTTCACGGCCGCGCTGCTCGGCGGGATGGGCAACGTACGCGGCGCGATCGTCGGCGGCTACCTCGTCGGCGTGTTCGAGAACTACGGGGCGATCGCGTTCGGCGCCGAGTGGAAGGACACCGTCGTCGTCGCGATGCTCGTGATCATCCTGCTGGTGCGCCCGACGGGCGTGCTCGGCACCCGCCTCCAGACGGTGCGGGTGTGA
- a CDS encoding ABC transporter substrate-binding protein, giving the protein MTRKRAVVGFAALALAMSACSLNTGGTQEEDSKDLACGDVKLAYIGPLTGASQTFGTTAFDGVKLARKDFEKKNPDCKIAGIERFDTQGDPGQAPALTQKAVGNEDIVGVVGPGFSGEVKAALPILDEAGVPSITSSATNADLSKQGWKVFHRTVGNDDVETTGLVDYLVDDQEIKTVAVVDNGQAYGKGSADLFIGKIKKKGVKVVLNDSVDAANQDYSSTVIAVNAKKPDAVFCGCLYPEAGRIVKQLRSANSKATFVSPAGAYSPDFIKDAGASSAEGAYVSAASAPIGKFPGYEKFAAAWEKEYDTVPDVYSPEAYDAATAYLTAIKEGNRTRSSINTWLDKADFDGLSGRIRFSDGGDVDRDEVTIYRVEDGKFKVIAQVPVAS; this is encoded by the coding sequence ATGACCAGGAAGCGCGCAGTCGTCGGGTTCGCCGCGCTGGCACTCGCCATGAGCGCGTGCTCGCTGAACACCGGTGGCACGCAGGAGGAGGACTCGAAGGACCTCGCCTGCGGCGACGTCAAGCTGGCGTACATCGGACCGCTGACCGGAGCGAGTCAGACGTTCGGCACCACCGCGTTCGACGGGGTGAAGCTCGCCCGCAAGGACTTCGAGAAGAAGAACCCCGACTGCAAGATCGCGGGCATCGAACGCTTCGACACCCAGGGCGACCCGGGTCAGGCGCCCGCCCTGACGCAGAAGGCGGTCGGCAACGAGGACATCGTCGGGGTCGTCGGTCCGGGATTCTCCGGCGAGGTGAAGGCGGCGCTGCCGATCCTCGACGAGGCAGGCGTGCCGTCGATCACGTCGTCGGCGACGAACGCGGACCTGTCCAAGCAGGGATGGAAGGTCTTCCACCGCACCGTCGGCAACGACGACGTCGAGACCACCGGACTCGTCGACTACCTCGTCGACGACCAGGAGATCAAGACGGTCGCCGTCGTCGACAACGGCCAGGCGTACGGCAAGGGCAGCGCCGACCTCTTCATCGGCAAGATCAAGAAGAAGGGCGTCAAGGTCGTCCTCAATGACTCGGTCGACGCCGCCAACCAGGACTACTCGTCCACGGTCATCGCCGTGAACGCCAAGAAGCCCGACGCCGTCTTCTGCGGCTGCCTCTACCCGGAGGCCGGGCGCATCGTGAAGCAGCTGCGCAGCGCCAACTCCAAGGCGACGTTCGTGAGTCCCGCGGGCGCGTACTCGCCCGACTTCATCAAGGACGCCGGCGCGTCGTCCGCGGAGGGCGCGTACGTCTCGGCCGCGTCCGCACCGATCGGGAAGTTCCCCGGCTACGAGAAGTTCGCGGCGGCGTGGGAGAAGGAGTACGACACGGTGCCTGACGTCTACTCGCCCGAGGCGTACGACGCGGCGACCGCGTACCTGACGGCGATCAAGGAAGGCAACAGGACACGGTCGTCGATCAACACCTGGCTCGACAAGGCGGACTTCGACGGCCTCAGCGGCCGCATCCGCTTCTCCGACGGCGGCGACGTCGACCGTGACGAGGTGACCATCTACCGGGTCGAGGACGGCAAGTTCAAGGTCATCGCCCAGGTCCCCGTGGCGAGCTGA
- a CDS encoding branched-chain amino acid ABC transporter permease produces MSGMSSMLSPVTRLLRRGSLWSSLPLPVKVPAVVLGIGFLYLLPMMVIPVLDTAGSDFASVLFYPVGIYVLMALGLNVLVGMTGLINVGYAGFFAVGGYLMAVLGTEFGWSYYAITPLAAVAGALAGLLLGLPAIRLRGDYLAVVTLGFGKIVQEIAKNTKELGGPSGISGIPHPGAVGPLSFGYVDPRPYGWLLITIILIVLLGVHLLNRSRVGRAWNATREDEDAAEFMGVPTLRFKLLALALSSAIGAVAGSTYAAKVGFVSPDNFPLLLSVLILVAVILGGAGSAAGVVVGAVLVGYLPERFRVVSDYRVLLFSAAVIVLLIWRPQGLFVRSGRRRSDPDDEPEPT; encoded by the coding sequence GTGAGCGGCATGAGCTCGATGCTGTCGCCCGTCACGCGGCTGCTGCGCCGTGGCTCGCTCTGGTCGTCGCTGCCCCTGCCGGTCAAGGTGCCGGCGGTGGTGCTCGGGATCGGCTTCCTCTACCTGCTGCCGATGATGGTCATCCCGGTGCTCGACACGGCGGGCTCGGACTTCGCGAGCGTGCTGTTCTACCCCGTCGGCATCTACGTCCTGATGGCGCTCGGCCTCAACGTCCTCGTCGGGATGACCGGCCTCATCAACGTCGGCTACGCCGGGTTCTTCGCGGTCGGCGGCTACCTGATGGCCGTGCTCGGCACCGAGTTCGGCTGGTCGTACTACGCCATCACGCCGCTCGCCGCCGTGGCCGGCGCGCTCGCGGGGCTGCTGCTCGGTCTGCCCGCGATCCGGCTGCGTGGCGACTACCTCGCCGTCGTCACGCTGGGCTTCGGCAAGATCGTCCAGGAGATCGCCAAGAACACCAAGGAGCTCGGCGGACCGAGTGGCATCAGCGGGATCCCGCACCCGGGCGCCGTCGGGCCGCTGTCGTTCGGGTACGTCGATCCGCGGCCGTACGGGTGGCTGCTGATCACGATCATCCTGATCGTGCTCCTCGGCGTGCACCTGCTCAACCGCAGCCGCGTCGGCCGGGCCTGGAACGCCACGCGCGAGGACGAGGACGCCGCGGAGTTCATGGGCGTGCCGACGCTGCGGTTCAAGCTCCTCGCGCTCGCGCTGTCGTCGGCGATCGGTGCCGTCGCGGGCTCGACGTACGCGGCGAAGGTCGGGTTCGTCTCGCCCGACAACTTCCCGCTCCTGCTCTCCGTGCTGATCCTCGTCGCCGTCATCCTCGGCGGTGCGGGGAGCGCGGCGGGTGTCGTCGTGGGTGCGGTGCTCGTCGGGTACCTGCCGGAGCGGTTCAGGGTCGTCTCCGACTACCGCGTCCTGCTCTTCTCCGCGGCCGTCATCGTGCTGCTGATCTGGCGGCCGCAGGGTCTCTTCGTCCGCAGCGGTCGCCGCCGGAGTGACCCCGACGACGAACCGGAGCCGACATGA